Proteins encoded by one window of Candidatus Saccharibacteria bacterium:
- a CDS encoding right-handed parallel beta-helix repeat-containing protein codes for MLKRSAYLVAALGIGLFALLFFAQTAQAATFTVDSVDDGGNAGGPGVCDDGGGKCTLRAAIEAANTTAGADVINFAIPGGGGVNTITPGSDYPDITEQLTINGETQNNPSYPTIAPDGASCGTLVPASLPASSNTPHVLKIEIDGTSVNRVFSLAASNITLRGLAIHDGSTAVYGNSSINNTLIECNYIGTNPPGTAAEGGTEGINLQSNNNSTIQNNLLSGTNNTGMFIYNSSNVLIQNNLVGTTAIGTQALGNGSIGIYTYNLTNATISHNIVAANGGGGTRDDLGTSTTFTGNLVGIGLSGSPLGNTGDGAIFKGSNGFVVGGTSATLRNVMSANTGDGLHIFANCDVGSSLVSNTYGNYIGTNTDGTVQSVFGNGKAGIEVNEYQGNCGSVYKHQIGGDSAGQANIIAGNGAQGILIHQDTNHDVFSITAIVNSIYGNGQFGIDLAADSSTTNGVADTDLGPNPLNLLAMTYPTTVANYYLNTTIVNSATYSGNQVTVNYSLQANPAQNSSDGVSLLASDLVGYRLDFYINSGGQDGAYAGYGQGKTHLGSFIVNGSETNANHTFISSVALTNGQTITATTTVLWTNSPGPAITPRECDGETEREGNGPPYNYVGSCPM; via the coding sequence ATGTTAAAACGTAGTGCATATTTAGTAGCTGCTTTAGGCATTGGCTTGTTTGCATTGTTATTTTTTGCCCAAACTGCCCAGGCTGCAACTTTTACGGTCGATAGCGTTGATGACGGCGGCAACGCGGGTGGCCCAGGTGTTTGTGACGATGGCGGCGGCAAGTGCACGCTGCGCGCGGCTATAGAGGCAGCCAACACTACAGCTGGAGCCGATGTAATTAATTTTGCCATTCCTGGTGGTGGGGGTGTAAACACCATTACACCGGGGTCAGACTATCCGGATATAACTGAGCAGCTTACTATAAATGGTGAAACCCAAAATAACCCAAGCTATCCTACGATTGCGCCAGATGGTGCGAGTTGTGGCACATTGGTGCCCGCTAGCTTGCCGGCGAGTTCAAACACCCCACACGTACTTAAGATTGAAATCGATGGCACCAGTGTAAATCGTGTTTTTAGTCTAGCTGCCAGCAATATCACTCTGCGCGGTCTTGCAATCCACGACGGCTCAACGGCAGTTTATGGCAACTCGAGTATAAATAATACTCTAATTGAGTGCAATTACATTGGCACAAATCCACCTGGCACGGCAGCCGAGGGTGGCACAGAAGGTATAAATCTACAAAGCAACAATAATTCAACAATTCAAAATAATTTGCTAAGCGGCACAAATAACACAGGCATGTTTATTTACAACAGTAGTAATGTGCTTATCCAAAACAACTTGGTTGGGACTACCGCAATAGGCACGCAGGCGCTGGGTAATGGCAGTATTGGCATATATACCTACAATCTCACAAATGCGACCATTAGCCACAACATTGTTGCTGCGAACGGCGGCGGTGGTACGCGGGACGATTTGGGTACCTCAACCACTTTCACCGGTAATCTGGTGGGCATAGGCCTATCTGGTAGCCCATTGGGCAATACGGGCGATGGAGCAATCTTTAAGGGCTCGAACGGGTTTGTGGTTGGCGGCACATCTGCCACACTTCGCAACGTAATGTCGGCCAATACCGGTGATGGGCTACATATTTTTGCCAACTGTGATGTCGGCTCATCACTAGTCTCGAACACATACGGCAACTATATTGGTACCAATACAGATGGCACAGTGCAGTCTGTATTCGGCAATGGCAAGGCGGGCATTGAAGTTAATGAATACCAAGGCAACTGTGGGTCGGTTTATAAACACCAAATTGGCGGCGATAGTGCTGGCCAAGCCAACATTATAGCCGGCAATGGTGCTCAAGGTATCTTAATCCACCAGGACACCAATCACGATGTATTTAGCATAACGGCTATCGTGAATAGTATTTATGGCAACGGTCAGTTTGGTATTGATTTAGCTGCCGACAGTAGCACTACGAATGGGGTTGCCGACACCGATCTTGGCCCCAACCCGCTAAATTTACTAGCTATGACTTACCCCACCACAGTTGCCAATTATTATCTTAATACCACTATTGTGAATTCGGCTACCTACTCTGGCAACCAGGTTACTGTTAATTACAGCTTGCAAGCCAACCCGGCACAAAATAGTAGTGACGGTGTTAGCTTACTTGCCAGTGATCTTGTTGGCTACCGCTTGGATTTTTATATAAATAGTGGCGGCCAGGACGGCGCTTATGCTGGCTATGGGCAGGGCAAAACCCATTTGGGCTCATTTATAGTAAATGGCTCAGAAACAAATGCCAACCATACTTTTATTAGCTCTGTTGCTTTGACCAACGGCCAAACAATAACTGCTACCACGACCGTGCTTTGGACTAATAGTCCAGGCCCAGCTATTACGCCACGAGAGTGTGACGGTGAAACCGAACGAGAAGGCAATGGACCACCATATAATTATGTAGGTTCTTGCCCTATGTAG
- a CDS encoding phosphoglycerate kinase, with amino-acid sequence MAVELITLDKLYLRGKRVFVRVDYNVVENGKIIDDFRIEASLTTLQYLLKQDCALVLASHNGRPNGKPNKSLSLQPVARRLAQLLRREVVFMHDCVGKQVKAEATALRAGDIMMLENLRFHPGEEKDSAEFAKDLASLAEAYVDDAFANIHRAHASMVGVPKLLPHAAGKLVATEYKTLHHMLTKPTRPFTAVIGGVKVSDKIDVLYGLLDIVDNLLIGGAMANTFLAAAGNNMRASVVEKDHLRDANYIVEKAKQKGVKLYLPKDLVVAHSMQRGAAKHTVDVGSVRDGEAAYDLGDATMKGFSKVIKVSKTVFWNGTLGMAEIPDFATASQQLARAMLSSGAETVVGGGDTASFVDAEKLHDKFDFVSTGGGATLELIAGKKLPALEILFKK; translated from the coding sequence ATGGCGGTTGAGCTTATTACCCTAGACAAATTGTATCTTCGTGGCAAAAGAGTCTTTGTGCGGGTTGATTATAACGTAGTCGAAAACGGAAAGATTATCGATGACTTTCGAATCGAAGCTAGCCTAACAACCCTGCAGTATTTGTTAAAGCAAGACTGTGCGCTTGTGCTGGCGAGCCACAATGGTAGGCCAAATGGCAAACCAAATAAATCTCTGAGCCTTCAACCAGTGGCTCGGCGACTGGCGCAGCTTTTGCGCAGAGAGGTGGTTTTTATGCACGACTGCGTGGGTAAACAAGTAAAAGCAGAAGCTACTGCACTGCGAGCGGGCGACATAATGATGCTCGAAAACTTACGTTTTCACCCGGGCGAAGAGAAAGACTCGGCCGAATTTGCCAAAGATCTGGCTAGTTTAGCCGAAGCCTATGTCGACGATGCTTTTGCCAACATCCATAGGGCTCATGCTAGCATGGTGGGAGTGCCCAAACTCTTGCCACATGCAGCTGGCAAACTGGTGGCTACCGAATACAAAACTCTACACCATATGCTAACCAAACCTACCCGTCCATTTACGGCCGTGATTGGTGGGGTTAAGGTGTCAGACAAAATCGATGTATTATATGGCCTATTAGACATAGTCGACAATCTGCTTATCGGTGGTGCTATGGCCAACACCTTTCTGGCAGCGGCTGGCAATAATATGCGCGCCAGTGTGGTTGAAAAAGATCACCTGCGCGACGCTAATTACATTGTCGAAAAAGCTAAACAAAAAGGTGTTAAGCTGTATCTACCAAAAGACTTGGTGGTAGCACATTCCATGCAGCGCGGGGCAGCTAAACACACGGTCGATGTTGGTTCGGTTCGAGATGGCGAAGCCGCCTACGATCTGGGAGATGCTACTATGAAGGGGTTTAGTAAAGTTATTAAAGTTAGCAAAACGGTTTTTTGGAACGGCACGCTAGGCATGGCCGAAATCCCCGACTTTGCAACTGCTAGTCAGCAGTTGGCGCGGGCTATGCTAAGCTCTGGCGCCGAAACAGTAGTGGGCGGGGGAGACACGGCAAGCTTTGTAGACGCCGAAAAACTGCACGATAAATTCGACTTTGTTTCAACCGGCGGCGGGGCTACATTGGAGTTGATCGCGGGTAAAAAACTGCCGGCTCTCGAAATTCTGTTTAAGAAATAA
- a CDS encoding LPXTG cell wall anchor domain-containing protein, translating into MKTNQQLDSKKLLVLVLLGVATTLLALELTALPARAQEINPDPGTYSYGSTSEFSPYVSLSASGNSSLAQTGSDQLVGYLAAGLLALGASVALYLSRKPGVRAAKNVKT; encoded by the coding sequence ATGAAAACAAATCAACAATTAGATTCAAAAAAACTATTAGTGCTAGTTTTGCTGGGGGTTGCGACTACATTGCTAGCATTGGAGCTTACGGCTTTGCCAGCTAGGGCACAAGAAATTAATCCAGACCCAGGCACCTACAGCTATGGCTCGACCTCGGAGTTTTCGCCCTATGTGTCGCTAAGCGCTTCGGGGAACAGCTCTTTGGCTCAAACAGGATCTGACCAGTTGGTCGGGTATTTGGCAGCCGGTTTGCTGGCGTTAGGTGCTAGCGTGGCGCTGTACTTGTCGCGTAAACCAGGAGTTAGGGCAGCCAAAAATGTTAAAACGTAG
- a CDS encoding methyltransferase domain-containing protein, translated as MNTTIHPLEETRQRIIKLMMGEHQFSCEMASAIMDETLIYMRAAAMSQEGLGSPQLVDIGWHTFILYTREYQQYCCDAFGFFLHHNPTDRDGDVVRPADDTRMFMAEHGIAYDPGLYEGHSDPHICGVIAMKKLDWNKAYKEGRKFASVSEIILDDISPRGDVLDIGCGQGELMKQLKDRGCRVTGIDLSDYSAGIVGDFMSYNFGKKKFDLITVNLVLAFIDDKAEFVEKINSLLNSNGRLIIVTPVLYDEYLAKYTDHQKNIAVEHKQLVQLFPKGYKTYDTNYGEGYSIRLTLEPNLN; from the coding sequence GTGAACACCACAATACACCCGCTCGAGGAGACTCGCCAACGGATCATCAAACTCATGATGGGCGAGCATCAGTTCTCGTGCGAGATGGCTAGCGCCATCATGGACGAGACGCTGATCTACATGCGAGCCGCGGCCATGAGTCAGGAGGGGCTCGGCTCACCCCAGCTCGTCGACATCGGTTGGCACACCTTCATCCTCTACACGCGCGAGTACCAGCAGTACTGCTGCGACGCTTTCGGCTTCTTCTTGCACCACAACCCGACAGATCGGGACGGCGATGTGGTACGGCCAGCGGACGACACAAGGATGTTCATGGCCGAACACGGCATCGCCTACGACCCTGGGTTGTACGAGGGCCATTCCGACCCTCATATCTGTGGGGTAATTGCAATGAAAAAATTAGATTGGAATAAAGCATATAAAGAAGGTCGGAAGTTTGCTTCTGTGAGTGAAATCATACTCGATGATATCAGTCCTAGAGGTGATGTATTAGATATTGGCTGTGGCCAAGGTGAACTGATGAAGCAGCTCAAAGATAGGGGCTGTAGAGTTACAGGTATTGATTTAAGTGATTATTCGGCCGGAATTGTTGGTGACTTTATGAGCTATAACTTTGGCAAGAAAAAGTTTGACTTAATAACTGTAAATTTAGTACTGGCATTCATCGACGATAAAGCTGAGTTTGTAGAAAAAATTAACAGTCTTTTGAATAGTAATGGTAGATTGATTATTGTTACGCCGGTTTTGTACGATGAGTACTTAGCTAAATATACTGATCATCAAAAAAATATCGCAGTAGAGCATAAGCAGTTAGTGCAACTATTTCCCAAGGGGTACAAGACTTACGATACAAACTATGGTGAAGGTTACTCTATAAGACTTACTTTGGAGCCAAATCTTAACTAA
- a CDS encoding polysaccharide deacetylase family protein codes for MPAKKHPASKSKSKKSKSRGSAKGRGQHLSLWLTLLSIAMVILYAAAIGFVYYRAHAIARSQAASSVRLNAQANALQQRLELFRKLATQSNLSLDDQSSSEQKIQQTGDLIKQRKYLQAYNQINQAKLSLGSAQIEFAKALYARQQPNKPVAAANSPTKSVLLPILFYHKPPADFDSQMNQLAAKGYTTVSMAEAAKIISGEMTSPPKPAVITFDDGFSAQQAAMPSLIKHHFKATLYLITAGERSNWCIGVERRPGNCGDSYLNWNQIRQALATGLIEIGNHTADHSNLPVLNAELQTFEIVSAKQKLEAMLGVPITTLAYPYGSFNGTTIDAVRKAGFSTAVTTISGLYQTPENIFTLRRVRNVSQLP; via the coding sequence ATGCCAGCCAAAAAACACCCGGCCAGCAAATCAAAATCAAAAAAATCTAAGTCCAGGGGGTCTGCGAAAGGCCGAGGCCAGCACTTGAGTCTTTGGCTAACCCTGTTGAGTATTGCAATGGTTATTCTATATGCCGCAGCTATAGGCTTTGTATATTATCGAGCTCACGCCATTGCACGTAGCCAGGCAGCTAGCAGTGTGCGCCTAAACGCTCAAGCCAATGCCCTTCAGCAGCGATTAGAACTTTTTAGAAAGCTAGCCACTCAAAGCAATCTTAGCCTCGACGACCAGTCTAGCAGCGAGCAGAAGATCCAACAGACTGGAGACCTTATAAAGCAACGTAAATACCTGCAGGCCTACAACCAGATTAATCAGGCTAAATTGAGCCTGGGAAGCGCCCAAATAGAGTTTGCCAAAGCTCTGTATGCCAGGCAACAACCAAATAAACCCGTGGCTGCTGCAAACAGCCCTACCAAAAGTGTGCTGCTACCAATATTGTTTTACCACAAACCGCCGGCCGATTTTGATTCTCAGATGAATCAATTGGCAGCCAAAGGTTACACCACTGTTAGTATGGCCGAGGCAGCCAAAATCATATCGGGCGAAATGACCTCACCGCCCAAGCCAGCGGTTATTACCTTTGACGATGGTTTTTCGGCCCAGCAAGCAGCTATGCCCAGCCTTATTAAACACCATTTTAAGGCCACGCTGTATTTGATTACAGCTGGCGAACGCTCTAACTGGTGTATTGGTGTTGAGCGCAGACCTGGCAATTGTGGCGATAGTTATTTAAACTGGAACCAGATTAGACAGGCGTTAGCAACTGGTCTAATTGAAATAGGCAACCACACTGCTGATCATTCTAATCTTCCGGTTCTAAATGCCGAGCTGCAGACATTCGAGATTGTGAGCGCCAAACAAAAACTTGAGGCAATGCTAGGTGTGCCCATAACCACCCTGGCTTACCCGTACGGCAGCTTTAATGGCACCACAATCGATGCGGTGCGCAAGGCTGGTTTTAGTACCGCAGTTACAACCATAAGTGGCTTGTATCAAACTCCCGAAAACATCTTTACCCTGCGGCGCGTTCGCAACGTTAGTCAATTGCCATGA
- a CDS encoding pyruvoyl-dependent arginine decarboxylase: MDIHVVKASASGPTPLAAFDTALQEAGAANYNLIYLSSIIPAGSKIIQSKPKPENGKFGHKLYCVIAQKRETIPNKQAWAGIGWVLDKKTKQGMFVEHTGSSEDEVQKDIYKTLTDMMKRRPDHSWHPIKLSVSGTICEHKPVCSLVIAVYQSRSWD; encoded by the coding sequence ATGGATATACATGTTGTTAAGGCATCTGCCAGCGGACCTACTCCTTTAGCTGCCTTTGATACTGCACTACAGGAAGCAGGTGCTGCAAACTATAATCTAATTTACTTGAGTTCGATTATTCCAGCTGGTTCAAAAATTATACAATCCAAACCAAAACCAGAAAATGGCAAATTTGGTCATAAACTTTACTGCGTTATTGCTCAAAAACGTGAAACTATCCCAAATAAACAAGCTTGGGCGGGTATAGGTTGGGTATTAGATAAAAAAACTAAACAGGGTATGTTTGTAGAACATACTGGGAGCAGTGAAGATGAGGTTCAAAAAGATATTTATAAGACCTTAACAGATATGATGAAAAGGCGCCCAGATCATAGCTGGCACCCCATCAAACTATCAGTTTCTGGAACAATCTGTGAACACAAACCTGTTTGTTCTCTAGTTATAGCAGTTTACCAATCTAGGAGCTGGGACTAA